The DNA window GTCAGTGCCGTTTGCAGTTGCAGCCGCTGGTTATTTTCCTGATCGCGGGCAATGAGCGTATTCACCCGGGCATTCTGAATCTGCCGTTTCAGGTTAAATCCGTTGAAAATCGGGATGGTCGCCGTCAGCAAATACGTCAGGGCACTAGTCCGACCGGTGCGGATACCAAAGCCGCCCTGGTTGTCCACAAACTGGTAGTTGTACCCCGTCTGCGCCGTTACCAGCGGCAGTTGCTGGGCATTGGCCAGCCGAATATTAATGTCGGTGATGGTTCGATTGAGCACCGCCGTGGCCAGCAGGGGATTGTTACTCGCCAATGATTCTTCCAGTGCCGGAAACTGCAAATTGCTATTAACCAGAATCGTGTCGCGAATGGCAAACTCGGTTTGGGGGTCGCGTACGAGCAGCGAGTTGAGCGTGACTTTGGCGTCGCGCAGAAACTGCTCCTGCTGGATCACGGCGGCACTGTCGGCGTTGTAATCGACCTGCGCGCTCAAAAAATCAACTTTCGAGCGCGTACCGACTTCATAGGTGGCGCGGGCCAGGTCAAGCCGTTCGCGCGACACGTCGAGTGCCTGGCTGAACGCGATCAGCCGCTGCAACTGCCGGATCACGTCATAATAGGTCGTGGCGACGCTGGCGAGGGTTGCTTCGGCGTTGGCGCGGGTCGTTACGCTGGCGAGTTTGAGCAGTTGTTGCAGCTGGTTGTACGTGGCCGACCGGGCATAGCCATTGAAGACAGTGTAGTTGAGGTTAAGGCCGAGGTTGCTGGTCCGGTTGAAGATACCGTTGGCTTCCTGCGGGGGTCGCAACCCGTCGAGGTAGGTCTGGTAAAAGCTCTGTAACCCCCCGTTGGAGTTGAGATTACCCGTCAACGAAGGCAGATAACCAGCATTGCCCCGCGTAAAATTGTTGCGGGCAATCTGCTCCTGCGACTTGTTGATACGAATCTGGTAGTTGACGTCGATCGCCTGACT is part of the Spirosoma rhododendri genome and encodes:
- a CDS encoding TolC family protein, which gives rise to MKFGSCFLFLLLPTALLAQQTDNAVQRARQRAFTVATIPQTGDPLTLAQAASQAIDVNYQIRINKSQEQIARNNFTRGNAGYLPSLTGNLNSNGGLQSFYQTYLDGLRPPQEANGIFNRTSNLGLNLNYTVFNGYARSATYNQLQQLLKLASVTTRANAEATLASVATTYYDVIRQLQRLIAFSQALDVSRERLDLARATYEVGTRSKVDFLSAQVDYNADSAAVIQQEQFLRDAKVTLNSLLVRDPQTEFAIRDTILVNSNLQFPALEESLASNNPLLATAVLNRTITDINIRLANAQQLPLVTAQTGYNYQFVDNQGGFGIRTGRTSALTYLLTATIPIFNGFNLKRQIQNARVNTLIARDQENNQRLQLQTALTQTYQLYRNSLKLLNLEVLNNQLASQNVDIAYDRYRIGNSTFVEFRDVQRTQIDAQTRLIDAEYNAKAAEIELLRLSSTISQTLVQ